In Myxococcales bacterium, the genomic window CTTCGATCGCGCGAAATTTTCCCAGCTGAAGAGCGCGCGCGGTGTGCGCTTGGGCGAGCCCCTCTCCGCCGTCGCGGAGACCGGCTCCACGAACGACGACGCGATGGAAGCCGCGCGTAACGGCGCGAATCACGGGGCCCTGTTCGTCGCTGACGCCCAGACGGCGGGACGCGGGCGGCGCGGCGCACGCTGGGCCTCACCGCCCGGAGAAAACCTGTTGTTCTCCCTCGTGCTCCGCCCGGAGCTCTCCCTGCAACGAAGCGGAACCCTGACCCTTGCCGTCGGTTTGGCAGTGCGGGAGGTGGCAGCGGCGCGAGTCACGGCAGCAGTCCAGGTCAAATGGCCCAACGACGTGCTCGCTCGAGGCAAGAAGCTCGCGGGGATCTTGCTCGAGAGTCAGCTCGACGCCGGCCGCGTCTCGGCGATCGTGGTGGGCGTGGGCATGAACGTGGGAATGCGGGAGCCGCCGGAGGACATCGCGACGATCGCAACCTCTCTGTCCCTGTTGGGTGACACGCGCGCAACTCGGGAGGAGGTCCTGGTCGAGCTGCTCGCGGCGCTCGAACGCCGCATCGCCGTACACCAGCAGGACGGCCTTCGCCCGGTCCTCGCCGAGCTGCGCTCCCACGACGCGCTGTTCGGCCGCCGTGTTCGAGTCGATCAGGTCGAGGGCGAGTGCGCCGGCATCGCGGACGACGGTTCGCTGATCGTGCGGACGGACGAGGGGGTCGAGCGCAGGCTCCACTCCGGAGGCGTCGAGCTCGTCGGGTCTGGCGGGGCGTGAGCGCTGGCAGGGTCCACTGTGTGCCAGTGTGCCACCCAAGCCAGGCGTTTTCCCGCTAATTTGAGCAGATCCTCGGCGGCACAGAGGTTGCTGATGGCCCAGGCATGATCAGCAAGCTCCTCACCGCCTCGTGTCTCTCCCTGCTCCTCGTGGCCGCCTGTGGTGGAAAGACCAACGACAACAATGCCTCCGGCGGCAGCGCGGGTAACGGCGCGACGGGCGGCAACGGTGCAACCGGTGGCAGCGGTGCGACCGGCGGTAGCGGCGCAACCAGCGGTTCGGGTGGCAACGGCGCTGGCGGTTCGGGCGGAATTGGCGGCATGCCCGCCGAGTGTTCGGTGCCGGTCACCGAGTCCGGCCCCTACCCGCTGAAGATCCGGTTCGTGAATCCCATCGGGCCATCGCTGTGGATCCGGGAGGACTGCCAGCTGAACTGGGACCTCTTGTCGTGCGCGGACGGTTATCAGACCGAGGTCGCTCACAACGCAGACTGCATGGCTGACTGCCAGGAGCCGACAAACGGCTGCATCGCCTGCGGCGCGTGCATGATGCAGGCGCGCGAGGTCACGTCGGCCAATCCCGTCGAGACCGAGTGGAGCGGCTTCAGCTTCACTTTCGACCAGAACGAGAGCGGGTGTAGTTGTTACGACAAACTCAGCGCGCCGCCGGGCAAATACGCGATCCGCGTGCCGGTGTTCGGCTCCGAAGCAGACGCGATGAGCTTCAACTCCAACTACGACGCCTGGGCCTACTTCGATCTGCCGGCAAAGAATGGCGTCGTCGAGGTGACCCTGGCGGCCCTCGCCGAGTGACTCACAAGGTCGCCGGCAGCTGCCAGCGCGTGACCTCGGGTGTCGTCGGCCAACCCGACGTCAGGTGATACAAATAACCGTCGGGCGCGATGGTGATGCGCCCGAGGGCGGGCGCGGTCTGAAAGGTCTTCAGATCGCTGCCGTCCTCCGCGAACGACACGATGCTCTTGTCCGAGAGCTCGGCGTAGACACGACCGCTCCAGGCGTCGCGGACCAAGCTGGACATGTGTTTGGGCAAGGTGAGCAGCGTCTTCGGTGAGCCTTTGGCACCGAGGGCGGGCACCAGCTGGACCTCCCCGCCCTCGAGCCCGACCAGCATACGGGCTTTGTCGAACGCAGTGCTGGCGAGCACGCGTTTCGCGAACGTCGCCACGACGGTCGACGTCTGGGTTCCGAGATCCAGCGCCTGATAGTCGCCGTTCACCTGCACATTGCCGACGTAGAGCACCCGGTCGAGCCCCCAGCTGAGACCGTAGGGTCCGGTGTCGACGCTCGGATTACCAAACGGGCCGACTCCGGTGCTGAACTTCGTGGTCGGGATCTTCATCGGCAACGTCCCGCTCGACGGCTCGAGGGCCGCGACACCCTGGGGATTACCGCCGGTCCCGGACAGGATGCAGCCGCAGGTCGCGCAACAGATGTAGGTCAGCGCCACATCGGTGAGGCCGCCGCCGAACACACCGTTGTCACCCTGAATCGCCGCCACCTCACCCATGTTGAGGTTAGTCACACCGGCGTACTCCGTGACCTTGCCGCTGGGATCGATGTTGCGCAGGTAGTCCGTGCCCGAGATCATCGTGACCCCCCAGGCTCCGCACTTCTGATCGAAGTCCAGATCGAAGATGCCACCGTCGCAGCTGGTGAGTGAACCGCACTTGATGAACTTCGGATCGTTCAGCGTGCCCGCGTCGCCGAGCTTGCCGAGAGGAGCGGGAGCACAGCTGGGTGCGGGCCTGGTGCACGAGCAGTCGGTGCCCCAGCAGCTCCCACCGGCACAGGTCACACCCTTGCAAGGCAGCGCGGCGTAACACTCGCCAGCACCATCACAGCGGGTACCCGGACCACAGGTCGTGCTTCCACCATCACCACCCGGGCAGACCTCGGGCAACGAGCTGATCACACAACCGGTGCCCGGAGTGCTGCATTGCCCGGGGTGCTCGCTACCGACATCACAGACCGTTCCACTGCCACACGCTACCGACCCCGGTTGGCGACAGTCGCTGACACACACGCCGTTCGAACACAGGCTGCCCGGAGCCGTGCAGGGTGTGGAGCACGCGCCATCCCCGCCCGCGTCGCTCTGACCCGCGGCGCCACCGACGTTGTTGCCGCCGGTGTTGTTGCCCCCGCTACCGCCGCTCGCTCCACCGCTGCCGCCGGCGATCACACCACCGGTGCCGTTGGAAGACGTGCCGCCTTCG contains:
- a CDS encoding biotin--[acetyl-CoA-carboxylase] ligase — encoded protein: MTSFDRAKFSQLKSARGVRLGEPLSAVAETGSTNDDAMEAARNGANHGALFVADAQTAGRGRRGARWASPPGENLLFSLVLRPELSLQRSGTLTLAVGLAVREVAAARVTAAVQVKWPNDVLARGKKLAGILLESQLDAGRVSAIVVGVGMNVGMREPPEDIATIATSLSLLGDTRATREEVLVELLAALERRIAVHQQDGLRPVLAELRSHDALFGRRVRVDQVEGECAGIADDGSLIVRTDEGVERRLHSGGVELVGSGGA